From Borrelia puertoricensis, the proteins below share one genomic window:
- a CDS encoding complement regulator-acquiring protein translates to MKNKVFIMLPIIIFTLTACKSDLNEQRTKEFNYKTQKDSTQSTHKDDTSSIQQIQQNCKKEVNTKEKHILIDFLRKQVQNVTALIEKDKKNIQNNEPEDQFGMKNGIFKIVIGNPSQKAYNDPESQSNRRQFYSSLNYDKIKIRKLGIILNQITSDDINRGQLHIDITNAGRAYSQFLFERVIDKIKDIQDKLYSLGFKDLKTIKIKFDEIEKLKLLWKNTADNIINDYDDNANGIKTDSQKLIEYIREKYGNILQKKIPKIGILVGDINKILKTIN, encoded by the coding sequence TTGAAAAATAAAGTTTTTATAATGCTTCCTATAATAATTTTTACTCTAACCGCTTGCAAATCAGACCTTAATGAACAAAGAACAAAAGAATTTAATTATAAGACCCAAAAAGACTCTACACAGTCAACACATAAAGATGATACATCATCAATACAACAGATACAACAAAATTGCAAAAAAGAAGTTAACACAAAAGAAAAACATATCTTAATAGACTTTTTAAGAAAACAGGTTCAAAATGTCACTGCTTTAATAGAAAAAGACAAAAAAAATATTCAAAATAACGAGCCTGAGGATCAATTTGGAATGAAAAATGGTATATTTAAAATTGTCATAGGCAATCCAAGCCAGAAAGCCTACAATGATCCTGAAAGTCAAAGTAATAGAAGACAATTTTATTCATCTCTAAATTACGATAAAATAAAAATTAGAAAGCTTGGGATTATCCTTAATCAAATAACATCTGATGACATCAACAGGGGACAATTACACATAGACATCACAAATGCAGGAAGAGCTTACTCTCAATTTTTATTTGAACGGGTAATCGATAAAATAAAAGATATTCAAGATAAACTCTATTCCTTGGGGTTTAAAGATTTAAAAACAATTAAAATCAAATTTGATGAAATTGAAAAACTAAAGTTATTGTGGAAAAACACTGCAGATAATATCATCAATGACTATGATGACAATGCAAATGGAATTAAAACTGATAGCCAAAAATTAATTGAATATATAAGAGAAAAATATGGCAATATATTACAAAAGAAAATTCCTAAAATTGGCATACTAGTTGGTGATATTAACAAAATTTTAAAAACGATAAATTAG
- a CDS encoding complement regulator-acquiring protein, with protein sequence MKHKIFITSLITIFTLTTCNSDLGLFPKTGIVGLRGFLASLEPEAIKKAQNNLINELRTKAHNIKPILDLHKNDTWIEDSTQFGLKGNGKAFDKIDNKMNKQKISDNINKHIRRNFYLSLEYNERLIRDFGAVLNHIASTTTHRNNATLIMIINATITYSFNYFEIAFTLLIHKEKQLESLNFNALHFLKDEFDKLERIKQNWQKTVKNITNDYINNKNNIKTDRTKIVAHIIRNYKFNFTTAINKIKTISNNIVKILSEIK encoded by the coding sequence TTGAAGCATAAAATTTTTATAACATCTCTTATAACAATTTTTACTCTAACTACTTGCAATTCAGATCTTGGGTTATTTCCAAAAACAGGAATAGTAGGTTTACGCGGTTTTCTTGCTAGCTTAGAACCAGAAGCAATAAAAAAAGCCCAAAATAATTTAATAAACGAACTAAGAACAAAAGCTCACAATATTAAACCCATATTAGATTTACACAAAAATGATACCTGGATCGAAGATAGTACTCAATTTGGACTTAAAGGAAATGGTAAGGCGTTTGATAAAATTGACAATAAAATGAATAAACAAAAAATAAGTGACAATATAAACAAGCATATTAGAAGAAATTTTTATTTATCTTTGGAATATAATGAAAGACTAATTAGAGATTTCGGAGCAGTTCTTAATCACATAGCATCAACTACGACTCATAGAAATAATGCTACCCTTATAATGATCATAAATGCAACAATAACATATTCTTTCAATTATTTTGAAATTGCATTCACACTACTCATTCATAAAGAAAAGCAACTTGAATCTTTAAATTTTAATGCTCTACATTTTCTTAAAGATGAATTTGACAAACTTGAAAGGATAAAACAGAATTGGCAAAAAACCGTCAAAAATATTACAAATGATTACATTAATAATAAAAATAACATTAAAACTGACAGAACGAAGATAGTAGCCCACATAATTCGTAACTATAAATTTAACTTTACAACCGCAATTAATAAAATTAAGACAATAAGTAATAATATTGTAAAAATCTTAAGCGAAATTAAATAA
- a CDS encoding virulence associated lipoprotein, which yields MKHKFFIIFLTNLILFIACDPKGKEYPPTDTNIKVDPTAPVDPAAPVVDPAAPVVDPAAPVVDPAAPVVDPGGAGGTDIEGGTGGKAEAQKQQIVGDIQQSLQTVTPILRAHNDNTWDEDAQGYNLSGKNQIFYAIDHVVTIPNGSVIVKGYDDNDADSKTARREVYLALEYNKEYLNAFATITNKVARHAKADPTLREKVSKPVLSMREYAKAYYLQAFDTINNKKDELEKLSLENLNTLHNKINAIKEAKTNIINIAHKIKEDYDAKIKVGSGTLQSEVKNYAQASAIYDYIANKLKEGEFEKNLNTIKQEANEIINILNLL from the coding sequence TTGAAACATAAATTTTTTATTATTTTTTTAACAAACTTGATTTTATTCATTGCTTGTGACCCAAAAGGTAAAGAATATCCGCCAACAGACACAAACATAAAAGTAGACCCAACAGCTCCAGTAGACCCAGCAGCTCCAGTAGTAGACCCAGCAGCTCCAGTAGTAGACCCAGCAGCTCCAGTAGTAGACCCAGCAGCTCCAGTAGTAGACCCAGGAGGCGCAGGAGGCACAGACATAGAAGGAGGCACAGGAGGCAAAGCAGAGGCTCAAAAACAGCAAATAGTTGGTGACATACAACAATCACTACAAACAGTAACGCCAATACTAAGAGCACATAATGATAATACTTGGGACGAGGATGCACAAGGATATAACCTCTCTGGTAAAAATCAAATATTTTATGCAATTGACCATGTTGTTACTATTCCCAACGGTTCAGTGATTGTTAAAGGATATGACGACAATGATGCTGATAGCAAAACAGCCAGAAGAGAAGTATACCTAGCACTTGAGTATAATAAAGAATACCTTAACGCTTTTGCTACAATTACTAACAAAGTAGCAAGACACGCTAAAGCAGATCCTACTCTAAGAGAGAAGGTAAGTAAGCCCGTGTTAAGTATGAGAGAGTATGCCAAAGCTTACTACTTACAAGCATTCGATACTATAAACAACAAAAAAGATGAACTTGAAAAGTTATCTCTCGAGAATCTAAACACACTGCACAATAAAATTAATGCAATTAAAGAAGCAAAAACAAATATTATAAACATAGCACATAAAATTAAAGAAGATTACGATGCAAAGATAAAAGTTGGTAGCGGTACACTTCAAAGTGAAGTTAAAAATTATGCTCAGGCTTCTGCAATATACGACTACATAGCAAACAAACTCAAAGAAGGTGAATTTGAAAAAAACCTTAACACAATCAAACAAGAAGCTAATGAAATTATAAATATTTTAAATTTACTTTAA
- a CDS encoding virulence associated lipoprotein, whose amino-acid sequence MTEEEQKQQIVDDIKNLLQIVTPILRAHNDNTWDEDAQGYNLSGPDQLFDVIEHNNYQGQAAKRYNTNDDDSKVVRREVYLAFEYNKEYINAFATLFNKIAKEMRKTFYVRYVKNTLENIMKDIREYAQAYYLQAFDMINKKKDELEKLSLDNLNILHNEIQEAKTNIVNVVHKIKEDYDKDIEVGNNIPRNKLRTTANSVEIQMYLESKSKQGEFEKNLNTIKNTASKIMKILISP is encoded by the coding sequence ATGACAGAAGAAGAGCAAAAACAGCAAATAGTTGACGACATAAAAAATTTACTACAAATAGTAACGCCAATACTAAGAGCACATAATGATAATACTTGGGACGAGGATGCACAAGGATATAATCTCTCTGGTCCCGATCAACTATTTGATGTAATTGAACATAATAATTACCAAGGTCAAGCTGCTAAACGATATAACACAAATGATGATGATAGCAAAGTAGTCAGAAGAGAAGTATACCTAGCATTTGAGTATAATAAAGAATACATTAACGCTTTTGCTACACTTTTTAACAAAATAGCAAAAGAGATGAGAAAAACTTTTTATGTAAGGTATGTAAAGAATACCCTAGAGAACATCATGAAGGATATAAGAGAATATGCTCAAGCTTACTACTTACAAGCATTCGATATGATAAACAAAAAAAAAGATGAACTTGAAAAGTTATCTCTTGACAATCTAAACATACTGCATAATGAAATTCAAGAAGCCAAAACAAATATTGTAAATGTAGTACATAAAATCAAAGAAGATTACGATAAAGACATAGAAGTTGGTAACAATATACCTCGCAATAAACTTAGAACTACTGCTAACAGTGTTGAAATACAAATGTACCTAGAAAGCAAAAGCAAACAAGGTGAATTTGAAAAAAACCTTAACACAATCAAAAACACAGCTAGTAAAATTATGAAAATTTTAATTTCACCTTAA
- a CDS encoding virulence associated lipoprotein — translation MTVENPKNPPRLLTKEEQKQQIVDDIKKLLKTVTQILKVHNDNNWDETAQGYNLSGKDQLFDVIYHEFAANKFAEYNKNDDESRAARREVYLAFEYNKDYINAFGTLVNRLAESVRDGSPYSYYISHGLEGIVNGIREYAKAYYLQAFNKINNKKDELKKLSLNKLKILLNKINTIKDAKTNIVNAAHKIKEDYDKDIPTGRIGRLRTYTFDRNLQRYLNRKLDKVAKDLKIIKKTANTIMNILIST, via the coding sequence ATGACAGTTGAAAACCCAAAAAATCCTCCGAGACTGCTGACAAAAGAGGAGCAAAAACAACAAATAGTTGACGACATAAAAAAATTACTAAAAACAGTAACACAAATACTAAAAGTACATAATGATAATAATTGGGACGAGACTGCACAAGGATATAACCTCTCTGGTAAAGATCAACTATTTGATGTAATTTACCATGAATTTGCTGCTAATAAATTTGCTGAATATAACAAAAATGATGATGAGAGCAGAGCAGCCAGAAGAGAAGTATACCTAGCATTTGAGTATAATAAAGACTACATTAACGCTTTTGGTACACTTGTTAACAGACTGGCAGAAAGCGTTAGAGATGGTTCTCCTTATAGTTATTATATAAGTCATGGCCTAGAGGGCATCGTAAATGGTATAAGAGAGTATGCTAAAGCTTACTACTTACAAGCATTCAATAAGATAAACAACAAAAAAGACGAACTTAAAAAGTTATCTCTTAACAAACTAAAAATACTGCTCAATAAAATTAATACAATTAAAGACGCAAAAACAAATATTGTAAATGCAGCACATAAAATCAAAGAAGATTATGATAAAGACATACCAACTGGTCGTATAGGTAGACTTAGAACTTATACTTTCGATCGTAACCTACAAAGATACCTAAACAGAAAACTAGATAAAGTTGCAAAGGACCTTAAAATAATCAAAAAAACAGCTAATACAATCATGAATATTTTAATTTCAACTTAA
- a CDS encoding virulence associated lipoprotein: MKHKVFIIFLTILILFIACGPNKPDDRVMPRNEDTAKTQKQQIIDDIQNLLQTVTSILKVHNDNAWNETAQGYNLSAANQLFSVIQHTPQGQAAKLYNTNDADSKTARREMYLAFEYNKDYIKAFGTLANKMAANATATPAMKTTLEGIVNGMREYVKAYYLQAFDTINNKKDELKKLSLDNLNTLHDKINAIQEAKTNIVNAADKIKEDYDKDIEVGKATPKNKLRTTATATEIKDYLESKRGEFEKEINTIKQTANEIINILTSP, from the coding sequence ATGAAACATAAAGTTTTTATTATTTTTTTAACAATATTGATTTTATTCATTGCTTGTGGCCCAAATAAACCTGATGATAGGGTAATGCCGAGAAATGAAGACACAGCAAAGACTCAAAAACAGCAAATAATTGACGACATACAAAATTTACTACAAACAGTAACGTCAATACTAAAAGTACATAATGATAATGCTTGGAATGAGACTGCACAAGGATATAACCTCTCTGCTGCTAATCAACTATTTTCTGTAATTCAACATACTCCCCAAGGTCAAGCTGCTAAACTATATAACACAAATGATGCTGATAGCAAAACAGCCAGAAGAGAAATGTACCTAGCATTTGAGTATAATAAAGACTACATTAAAGCTTTTGGTACACTTGCTAACAAAATGGCAGCAAATGCTACAGCAACTCCTGCTATGAAGACTACCCTAGAGGGCATCGTGAATGGTATGAGAGAATATGTTAAAGCTTACTACTTACAAGCATTCGATACGATAAACAACAAAAAAGATGAACTTAAAAAGTTATCTCTTGATAATCTAAACACACTGCATGATAAAATTAATGCAATTCAAGAAGCAAAAACAAATATTGTAAATGCAGCAGATAAAATCAAAGAAGATTACGATAAAGACATAGAAGTTGGCAAAGCTACACCTAAAAATAAACTTAGAACTACTGCTACCGCTACTGAAATAAAAGATTATCTAGAAAGCAAAAGAGGTGAATTTGAAAAGGAAATTAACACAATCAAACAAACAGCTAATGAAATTATAAATATTTTAACTTCACCTTAA
- a CDS encoding virulence associated lipoprotein: MKYKVFIIFLTILILFFACNQNKTGRTKPPTTKPTNPPKPLTEEAQKQQEAQKQQEAQKQQEAQKQQIVDDIKNLLQTVTPILKTHNDNTWNETAQGYNLAGQDQIFSAIHHTHQKYEFNKRYNANNDESKAARREVYLALEYNKEYINAFATSINKTTERARQSINVHESIEAILNYMREYAKAYYLQAFNTLNNKKDELEKLSLANLKTLLNKINAIQEAKTNIVNIALKLKENFDTNIKVGDVNVDIQIKENEQDEFEKEINTIKQAANDITKILTLP; encoded by the coding sequence TTGAAATATAAAGTTTTTATTATCTTTTTAACAATATTGATTTTATTCTTTGCTTGTAACCAAAATAAAACTGGCAGGACAAAGCCGCCTACGACAAAACCAACAAACCCGCCGAAACCGCTAACAGAAGAGGCTCAAAAACAGCAAGAGGCTCAAAAACAGCAAGAGGCTCAAAAACAGCAAGAGGCTCAAAAACAGCAAATAGTTGACGACATAAAAAATTTACTACAAACAGTAACGCCAATACTAAAAACACATAATGATAATACTTGGAACGAGACTGCACAAGGATATAACCTCGCTGGTCAAGATCAAATATTTTCTGCAATTCACCATACTCACCAAAAATACGAATTTAATAAACGATATAACGCAAATAATGATGAGAGTAAAGCAGCCAGAAGAGAAGTATACCTAGCACTTGAGTATAATAAAGAATACATTAACGCTTTTGCTACATCTATTAACAAAACAACAGAACGTGCTAGACAAAGTATTAATGTACATGAGAGCATAGAGGCCATCTTAAATTATATGAGAGAGTATGCCAAAGCTTACTACTTACAAGCATTCAATACTCTAAACAACAAAAAAGATGAACTTGAAAAGTTATCTCTTGCCAATCTAAAAACACTGCTCAATAAAATTAATGCAATTCAAGAAGCAAAAACAAATATTGTAAATATAGCACTTAAACTCAAAGAAAATTTCGATACAAACATAAAAGTTGGTGACGTTAACGTTGACATACAAATCAAAGAAAACGAACAAGATGAATTTGAAAAGGAAATTAACACAATCAAACAAGCAGCTAATGACATTACGAAGATTTTAACTTTACCTTAA
- a CDS encoding virulence associated lipoprotein, whose translation MTEEEAQKQQIVDDIKNLLQTVTPILRVHNDNNWDEDPQGYNLFGSDRFQLFDVIDHTPKKYEPYNANNDVSKAARREVYLAFEYNKDYLNAFATIANKLEQYARGDYPTNEHVRKRVLNIREYAKAYYLQAFDTINNKKDELEKLSLENLNTLHNKINAIQEAKTNIVNIAHKIKEDYDAKIQVGSGTLQSEVKTQEHSSEIYAYIASKIKEGEFEKNLNTIKQEANEIINILTLP comes from the coding sequence ATGACAGAAGAAGAGGCTCAAAAACAACAAATAGTTGACGACATAAAAAATTTACTACAAACAGTAACGCCAATACTAAGAGTACATAATGATAATAATTGGGACGAGGATCCACAAGGATATAACCTCTTTGGTTCTGATAGATTTCAACTATTTGATGTAATTGACCATACTCCCAAAAAATACGAACCATATAACGCAAATAATGATGTGAGTAAAGCAGCCAGAAGAGAAGTATACCTAGCATTTGAGTATAATAAAGACTACCTTAACGCTTTTGCTACAATTGCTAACAAATTAGAACAATACGCTAGAGGCGATTATCCTACAAATGAGCACGTAAGGAAGCGCGTGTTAAATATAAGAGAGTATGCCAAAGCTTACTACTTACAAGCATTCGATACTATAAACAACAAAAAAGATGAACTTGAAAAGTTATCTCTCGAGAATCTAAACACACTGCACAATAAAATTAATGCAATTCAAGAAGCAAAAACAAATATTGTAAATATAGCACATAAAATTAAAGAAGATTACGATGCAAAGATACAAGTTGGTAGCGGTACACTTCAAAGTGAAGTTAAAACTCAAGAGCACTCTTCTGAAATATACGCATACATAGCAAGCAAAATCAAAGAAGGTGAATTTGAAAAAAACCTTAACACAATCAAACAAGAAGCTAATGAAATTATAAATATTTTAACTTTACCTTAA
- a CDS encoding virulence associated lipoprotein, translating into MKHKFFIIFLSILILFFACNQNKTCDETLLKPPTGQNTEEETINTENKEEAQKQQIVDDIKNLLQTVTPILRVHNDNAWDEDAQGYNLSGQGQIFSVINHNTTLDKGIMFFRVYNNNDDGSKIARREVYLAFEYNKDYINAFATLANKLVERTTKYDVSKAVEDIMKDIREYAKAYYLQAFDMINKKKDELKKLSLDNLNTLHDKINEIQEAKTNIVNIVHKIKEDYDTKIKVGSATLQTISTATDTEIIDYLNSKRVEFANDINTIKQEANEITNILTSP; encoded by the coding sequence TTGAAACATAAATTTTTTATTATTTTTTTATCAATATTGATTTTATTCTTTGCTTGTAACCAAAATAAAACTTGTGATGAAACACTGCTGAAACCGCCGACAGGACAAAACACAGAAGAAGAAACAATAAACACAGAAAACAAAGAAGAGGCTCAAAAACAACAAATAGTTGACGACATAAAAAATTTACTACAAACAGTAACGCCAATACTAAGAGTACATAATGATAATGCTTGGGACGAGGATGCACAAGGATATAACCTCTCTGGTCAAGGTCAAATATTTTCTGTAATTAACCATAATACTACTCTTGACAAAGGTATAATGTTTTTTAGAGTATATAACAACAATGATGATGGTAGTAAAATAGCCAGAAGAGAAGTATACCTAGCATTTGAGTATAATAAAGACTACATTAACGCTTTTGCTACACTTGCTAACAAATTAGTAGAACGTACTACAAAATATGATGTAAGTAAGGCCGTAGAGGATATTATGAAAGATATCAGAGAGTATGCTAAAGCTTACTACTTACAAGCATTCGATATGATAAACAAAAAAAAAGATGAACTTAAAAAGTTATCTCTTGATAATCTAAACACACTGCATGACAAAATTAATGAAATTCAAGAAGCAAAAACAAATATTGTAAATATAGTACATAAAATTAAAGAAGATTACGATACAAAGATAAAAGTTGGTAGCGCTACACTTCAAACTATTTCTACTGCTACCGATACTGAAATAATAGATTACCTAAACAGCAAACGAGTTGAATTTGCAAATGACATTAACACAATCAAACAAGAAGCTAATGAAATTACGAATATTTTAACTTCACCTTAA
- a CDS encoding virulence associated lipoprotein — protein sequence MTEEEAQKQQIVDDIKNLLQTVTPILRVHNDNNWEEDPQGYNLFGSDRFQLFDVIDHTPKKYEPYNANNDVSKAARREVYLAFEYNKDYLNAFATIANKLEQYARGDYPTNEHVRKRVLSIREYAKAYYLQAFDTINNKKDELEKLSLENLNTLHNKINAIKEAKTNIVNIAHKIKEDYDAKIQVGSGTLQSEVKTQEHSSEIYAYIASKIKEGEFEKNLNTIKQEANEIINILTLP from the coding sequence ATGACAGAAGAAGAGGCTCAAAAACAACAAATAGTTGACGACATAAAAAATTTACTACAAACAGTAACGCCAATACTAAGAGTACATAATGATAATAATTGGGAAGAGGATCCACAAGGATATAACCTCTTTGGTTCTGATAGATTTCAACTATTTGATGTAATTGACCATACTCCCAAAAAATACGAACCATATAACGCAAATAATGATGTGAGTAAAGCAGCCAGAAGAGAAGTATACCTAGCATTTGAGTATAATAAAGACTACCTTAACGCTTTTGCTACAATTGCTAACAAATTAGAACAATACGCTAGAGGCGATTATCCTACAAATGAGCACGTAAGGAAGCGCGTGTTAAGTATAAGAGAGTATGCCAAAGCTTACTACTTACAAGCATTCGATACTATAAACAACAAAAAAGATGAACTTGAAAAGTTATCTCTCGAGAATCTAAACACACTGCACAATAAAATTAATGCAATTAAAGAAGCAAAAACAAATATTGTAAATATAGCACATAAAATTAAAGAAGATTACGATGCAAAGATACAAGTTGGTAGCGGTACACTTCAAAGTGAAGTTAAAACTCAAGAGCACTCTTCTGAAATATACGCATACATAGCAAGCAAAATCAAAGAAGGTGAATTTGAAAAAAACCTTAACACAATCAAACAAGAAGCTAATGAAATTATAAATATTTTAACTTTACCTTAA
- a CDS encoding virulence associated lipoprotein: MKYVISVVIFTITLITLNCKMDPSKTAKLEKVLQEAEDAKQIALEMQTTRADVELDAKIKAIEAEAEMEAQRITESEATLVESIKEIKQKIAISSKTESEIAKQELQQAQNEKLEAKKQIIRITNEMNQYSKQLIIAKLKLKIENIETILNIHTDPNWPEPIDQFGISHSLQTWKDLKRFSSMDIKKHDPQKTYFLNNERSANERRNFYLAFKYNKTKIQKYGEIFHRLILAQLYYETTEITNLIINYAMIYFQTALMTLHNKQDKLNFLSLEDLINLKEKFDEIEQKSKIFENHLTTLYDDYHNNQHNIKDGHYTKIINYMNNQNYRQKLQEPMDIITNISSQITHILKII; the protein is encoded by the coding sequence TTGAAATATGTAATTTCTGTTGTTATTTTCACCATTACTTTAATAACCCTTAACTGTAAAATGGATCCTAGTAAGACTGCAAAATTAGAAAAAGTACTACAAGAAGCAGAAGATGCAAAACAAATAGCATTAGAAATGCAAACAACAAGAGCAGATGTAGAATTAGACGCAAAAATAAAAGCAATAGAAGCAGAAGCAGAAATGGAAGCACAAAGAATCACAGAATCTGAAGCAACACTAGTAGAATCAATAAAGGAAATAAAACAAAAAATCGCAATATCATCAAAAACAGAAAGCGAAATTGCAAAACAAGAATTGCAACAAGCACAAAACGAAAAACTAGAAGCAAAAAAACAAATAATAAGAATAACAAATGAAATGAATCAATATTCAAAACAGTTAATAATTGCTAAATTAAAACTTAAAATTGAAAATATCGAAACAATATTAAACATACACACAGACCCCAATTGGCCTGAACCTATTGATCAATTTGGCATATCACATTCATTACAAACATGGAAAGACCTGAAAAGATTTAGCTCAATGGACATAAAAAAACATGATCCACAAAAAACATACTTCTTAAATAACGAAAGATCTGCCAATGAGAGAAGAAACTTTTACTTAGCTTTTAAATACAATAAAACCAAAATCCAAAAATACGGCGAAATTTTTCATAGATTAATATTGGCTCAACTATATTATGAAACCACAGAGATTACCAATTTAATAATTAATTATGCTATGATTTACTTTCAAACCGCGTTAATGACACTGCATAACAAACAAGATAAGCTTAATTTTTTAAGTCTAGAGGATCTAATCAATCTTAAAGAAAAATTCGATGAAATTGAACAAAAAAGTAAGATTTTTGAAAATCACCTTACAACACTATACGATGACTACCACAATAATCAGCATAATATTAAAGACGGTCATTATACAAAAATAATAAATTACATGAATAATCAAAACTACAGACAAAAACTTCAAGAACCAATGGACATCATAACAAACATAAGTTCACAGATCACACATATACTTAAAATAATATAA
- a CDS encoding virulence associated lipoprotein → MKHKLPVMLILITIITCKAVDLGKAEKLERALKEQEIKIIKETKKSKTKVIIAEAKLKTAKEATEEALKTIILSATEIKEAQETSEKSNKEKEDAKNEKAQIEREKLEIKNNTKQLEVQLKEKWNQQQTQFEFDKAKLELKRKTKDIEKLLIIYDNDYGIEPSDQFGMHDKNSNNKAFDILYQGLNPYHHADNKKSREKIYLVFEYKDIYIQSLGEILNKIAKDSYLPPDQAKQKTLKQEQANTLLNEIIENIHEYFTHYFEGAFKILSDQQNRIDMLNLSDLKTLLNKLDELQKIKDTCKMYAETIYNDFKNDKDQIRTEGFKELEEYITNHEYRKIFKDTIEQIKTLNTQISNIIYK, encoded by the coding sequence TTGAAGCACAAATTGCCTGTTATGCTTATTTTAATTACTATTATTACATGCAAAGCAGTAGATCTTGGCAAGGCTGAAAAATTAGAAAGAGCACTAAAAGAACAAGAAATAAAAATAATAAAAGAAACAAAAAAATCAAAAACAAAAGTAATAATAGCAGAAGCTAAATTAAAAACAGCAAAAGAAGCAACTGAAGAAGCATTAAAAACAATAATATTATCAGCAACAGAAATAAAAGAAGCACAAGAAACATCAGAAAAGTCAAACAAGGAAAAAGAAGACGCAAAAAATGAAAAAGCGCAAATAGAGAGAGAAAAACTAGAAATAAAAAACAATACAAAACAATTAGAAGTACAATTGAAAGAAAAATGGAATCAACAGCAAACACAATTTGAATTTGATAAAGCCAAGCTTGAACTAAAACGCAAAACTAAAGATATCGAAAAACTACTAATTATATACGATAATGATTATGGAATTGAACCGTCTGATCAATTTGGAATGCATGATAAGAATTCCAACAATAAGGCATTTGATATACTCTATCAAGGCCTAAATCCATATCATCATGCCGACAATAAGAAGTCTAGAGAAAAAATTTACTTGGTTTTTGAGTACAAAGATATTTATATTCAATCTCTTGGAGAAATTCTTAACAAAATTGCAAAGGATTCTTACCTGCCACCTGATCAGGCAAAACAAAAAACTCTTAAGCAAGAGCAGGCTAACACCTTACTAAACGAGATCATAGAAAATATTCATGAATATTTTACTCACTACTTTGAAGGTGCATTCAAAATACTTAGTGATCAACAAAATAGAATTGATATGTTAAATCTTAGTGATTTAAAAACACTTTTAAACAAACTTGATGAACTTCAAAAAATAAAAGATACCTGCAAAATGTACGCAGAAACAATTTACAATGATTTTAAGAATGACAAAGATCAAATTAGAACTGAGGGTTTTAAAGAATTAGAAGAATATATAACTAATCATGAATACAGAAAAATTTTTAAAGATACAATTGAACAAATAAAAACATTAAACACTCAAATTAGCAATATCATATACAAATAA